In Mastigocladopsis repens PCC 10914, a single window of DNA contains:
- a CDS encoding Ycf66 family protein encodes MLNFGANSASISAIFLALFGLLLVPLGLSFRRPFRIWNLFQDILLALVCLLCSFILIYQGWRLDPILQFGQILLIVSVIYLNIKDIFSHIRIVVQKRDR; translated from the coding sequence ATGTTAAATTTTGGAGCTAATTCAGCCAGTATTTCGGCGATCTTTTTGGCGCTATTTGGTTTGCTACTTGTACCTCTAGGATTGTCGTTTCGGCGACCTTTTCGTATTTGGAATCTATTTCAAGATATTTTACTAGCTCTAGTTTGTTTGTTGTGCAGTTTTATCCTTATTTATCAGGGATGGCGACTCGACCCTATTTTGCAATTCGGTCAAATTTTACTAATTGTCTCCGTTATTTATTTGAACATCAAAGATATTTTTTCTCATATCAGGATCGTCGTCCAAAAAAGAGATAGATAA
- a CDS encoding energy-coupling factor ABC transporter ATP-binding protein, with the protein MSQVGVAVQNLVYAYSNQEPVLREISFTLNAGDRVALMGPTGSGKSTLLENLIGLKQPLSGTIWINGIPVEPKTLPQVRRNIGFSFQDANDQLFMPTILEDVTFGPRNYGVPPAIAIDKARHLLADFGLEAYANRSAHELSGGQRRLAALAAILALDPAILILDEPTNGLDPAWRRHLAQVLLKLPVQVMLIASHDLHWLSKVTQRALVLSGGRIAIDSEIQPLLQEADTLDTLGLPPDW; encoded by the coding sequence ATGTCACAAGTAGGGGTCGCGGTTCAAAACTTAGTGTATGCCTATTCAAACCAGGAACCAGTTTTACGAGAAATCTCTTTTACCTTAAATGCAGGCGATCGCGTTGCACTCATGGGACCGACTGGTTCTGGTAAAAGTACCTTGCTAGAGAACCTCATCGGCTTAAAACAACCCCTCTCAGGGACAATTTGGATCAATGGCATCCCAGTCGAACCGAAAACCCTACCACAAGTACGCCGTAACATCGGGTTTAGCTTCCAAGATGCCAACGACCAACTCTTTATGCCAACCATCTTAGAAGATGTGACCTTTGGACCGCGCAACTACGGTGTACCACCAGCAATAGCAATTGATAAGGCAAGGCATCTGTTAGCTGATTTTGGATTAGAAGCTTACGCCAACCGTTCTGCCCACGAACTTTCCGGTGGACAAAGACGTCTTGCCGCCCTAGCAGCAATTTTAGCGTTAGACCCTGCAATTTTGATTTTAGACGAACCCACCAACGGTCTTGATCCAGCGTGGCGACGGCACTTAGCTCAAGTTTTGTTAAAGTTGCCGGTGCAGGTGATGTTAATCGCCTCCCACGACCTACACTGGCTCAGTAAAGTGACTCAACGCGCTTTAGTGCTTTCTGGCGGTCGGATTGCAATAGATAGTGAGATTCAACCTCTATTGCAAGAAGCTGATACCCTAGATACGCTGGGTTTACCTCCAGATTGGTGA
- a CDS encoding formylglycine-generating enzyme family protein, whose amino-acid sequence MTPLTHSNSTEKFSHPRLNAFAKRFGEVHVDFACHAAFPLALTPELLYCLRENFLPHAPWIAVADILLFLCDPVGYQLYELEGEVRNELLVKLKNRFDEKRLDELSDFMVAYIRQQLKTNERADQDLGAAPQWTALAYIKPKEAVHDIAQTLQRALAHKNPAEWVQLTSLIESYADVNPLIESGFQPLLRLARGWDAKARGESEAAAAEFNQLGQPGKQIQIGKVKFKIPPADNDDKLLTFEFEVVTVNRRGEIIKRETRQAQYFTQDLGKDITLEMVAIPGGKFMMGSPEPEGHESEKPQHQVTVQPFFISKYPITQAQWRAVSKLPKVKRQLKREPSHFKGDDRPVECVTWYEAVEFCARLSRKTGREYRLPSEAEWEYACRAGTTTPFHFGETITDKLANYDASSTFADEPKGESRKETTPVGAFLPNAFGLYDMHGNVWEWCADTWHDNYEGAPTNGSAWIKQKQNDNDNRLQLLRGGSWYNYPDYCRSAYRNRVIADYYDNNLSYGFRVVCGFAARTLP is encoded by the coding sequence ATGACTCCTCTGACTCACTCCAACAGTACCGAGAAATTTAGTCACCCCCGTCTTAACGCCTTTGCAAAACGCTTTGGTGAAGTACACGTCGATTTCGCCTGTCATGCTGCTTTCCCTTTGGCGCTTACACCAGAACTTTTGTACTGCTTGCGTGAGAATTTCTTACCTCATGCTCCCTGGATAGCTGTTGCTGATATTTTGCTCTTTTTGTGCGATCCTGTAGGCTACCAACTTTATGAGCTTGAAGGAGAAGTCCGCAACGAGTTACTTGTGAAGCTGAAAAATCGTTTTGATGAAAAGCGATTGGATGAATTATCTGATTTTATGGTCGCTTATATTCGCCAGCAACTCAAGACCAATGAACGCGCGGATCAAGATTTGGGTGCAGCTCCACAATGGACAGCATTAGCTTACATTAAACCTAAAGAAGCTGTTCATGACATTGCCCAAACGCTGCAACGTGCATTAGCACACAAAAATCCTGCGGAGTGGGTGCAACTAACTTCGTTAATAGAAAGCTACGCTGATGTTAACCCACTCATTGAATCAGGTTTTCAACCTTTGTTAAGGTTAGCTCGTGGTTGGGATGCAAAAGCGCGAGGGGAATCTGAAGCCGCAGCAGCAGAATTTAACCAGTTGGGACAACCAGGAAAACAAATTCAAATTGGGAAAGTCAAATTTAAAATTCCGCCAGCAGATAACGATGATAAATTACTGACTTTTGAGTTTGAGGTTGTCACCGTCAATCGTCGTGGCGAAATTATTAAACGAGAAACCAGACAAGCTCAGTACTTCACTCAAGATTTAGGAAAGGATATCACCTTAGAAATGGTTGCTATCCCCGGTGGCAAATTTATGATGGGTTCGCCAGAACCAGAAGGACATGAAAGCGAAAAACCTCAGCATCAAGTCACTGTTCAACCATTCTTCATCAGCAAGTATCCTATCACGCAAGCGCAATGGCGGGCAGTGAGTAAACTCCCGAAAGTCAAACGTCAACTTAAACGCGAACCGTCTCATTTCAAAGGAGATGATCGTCCTGTAGAATGTGTCACCTGGTATGAAGCGGTGGAATTTTGTGCTAGACTTTCTAGAAAGACAGGACGAGAATATCGACTTCCCTCAGAAGCGGAGTGGGAATATGCCTGTCGTGCTGGAACCACAACACCCTTTCACTTTGGCGAGACGATTACAGATAAATTAGCAAATTACGATGCCAGCAGCACCTTTGCTGATGAACCAAAAGGAGAGTCTCGAAAAGAAACTACACCCGTAGGAGCTTTTCTCCCCAACGCCTTTGGTTTATACGATATGCATGGTAATGTGTGGGAATGGTGTGCTGATACTTGGCATGATAACTATGAAGGAGCGCCTACAAATGGAAGCGCTTGGATAAAGCAAAAACAGAATGATAATGATAATCGTCTCCAGCTGCTGCGTGGTGGTTCGTGGTACAACTATCCTGATTACTGTCGTTCTGCTTACCGCAACAGGGTCATCGCCGACTACTACGACAACAACCTCTCCTACGGTTTTCGGGTTGTGTGCGGTTTTGCTGCGAGGACTCTTCCGTAG
- a CDS encoding AAA family ATPase, translating to MKNEPLEYTGEQKYQPKPDSTSTNLREQRLYPYFPSPDLVKAVNLAIYLQRPLLLQGEPGCGKTLLACAVANEFGKRQRVKQYPYFPWYIKSTTRAKEGLYTYDAVGRLRDAQLVGTNYEKYLKEEEIKKLFERLQKPDVYITWGALGNAFQVEKYRPILLIDEIDKADIDFPNDLLRELDELKFTVTEIGTTIEAKQPPIVIITSNSEKELPDAFLRRCIFYYLDFPSQEQLINIVNAHFPDSLHRELVEAAVEKFITVRENGASRRNGKKASTSELLDWIRWLKRYPTEEALEMIQNLAENLPLLGALLKTKEDQEYYHKQREQETGNSKQGTKN from the coding sequence ATGAAAAATGAGCCACTAGAGTACACTGGTGAGCAAAAATACCAGCCTAAGCCAGACTCCACAAGTACCAATCTGAGAGAACAAAGGCTGTATCCTTATTTTCCCAGTCCAGACTTAGTTAAAGCTGTTAACTTGGCAATTTATCTCCAGCGTCCTCTGTTACTCCAAGGCGAACCAGGGTGTGGTAAAACACTATTAGCTTGTGCAGTTGCCAATGAATTTGGTAAGCGTCAGCGAGTCAAGCAATATCCCTACTTTCCCTGGTATATCAAATCTACAACTCGTGCTAAAGAAGGTTTATACACCTATGATGCTGTTGGACGCTTGCGCGATGCTCAATTAGTTGGTACAAATTATGAAAAATACTTGAAGGAAGAAGAAATCAAAAAACTATTTGAACGGCTGCAAAAACCTGATGTTTATATTACCTGGGGAGCTTTGGGTAATGCGTTTCAAGTAGAAAAATACCGTCCGATTCTCTTGATTGATGAAATAGATAAAGCTGATATTGACTTTCCTAACGACCTTTTACGTGAATTAGACGAACTCAAATTTACAGTAACAGAAATTGGCACGACTATCGAAGCGAAACAGCCGCCAATTGTTATTATTACTAGCAACAGTGAAAAAGAATTACCCGATGCTTTCTTGCGGCGTTGCATTTTTTATTATTTAGACTTTCCTAGTCAGGAACAATTAATTAATATTGTCAATGCTCATTTCCCTGATTCATTGCATAGAGAATTAGTAGAAGCAGCAGTTGAGAAATTTATCACAGTGCGTGAGAATGGAGCCAGCAGAAGAAACGGTAAAAAAGCCAGTACCAGTGAGTTACTTGATTGGATACGCTGGCTCAAACGTTATCCCACAGAAGAGGCTCTGGAGATGATTCAAAATCTAGCGGAGAATCTTCCGCTTTTGGGAGCTTTGCTGAAAACGAAAGAAGACCAAGAATACTATCACAAGCAGAGGGAACAGGAAACGGGGAACAGTAAACAAGGAACAAAAAATTGA
- a CDS encoding RNA-directed DNA polymerase codes for MKRYGNLYHKIVEFENLLMAARKAQRGKRFRENVLDFNYNLEGELAKLQKELLEQKYQPGTYRTFYIKEPKSRMISAAPYRDRVVHHALCNIILPLIETSFIADSYANRVGFGTHRALQRFVKFARSSRYVLQCDIQKYFPSIDHEILKTLLRRKIKCPDTLWLIDTIIDNSNEQLPVVEYFDGDGFLTPLQRRRGLPVGNLTSQFFANVYLNSFDHFVKEQLKVRKYLRYVDDFALFSDDWEFLAEARLAIEEYLGKLRLKIHPIKSQLFETKHGANFVGFRIFPDYIRVRTENLRRARRRLKKMQTHYAQGKMSLEKVSQSIESWFAHLEHGDTWHLRQQIFTSLAWTRE; via the coding sequence ATGAAACGCTATGGCAATCTTTATCATAAAATTGTTGAATTTGAAAATTTATTGATGGCAGCTAGAAAAGCACAAAGAGGTAAGCGTTTTCGAGAAAATGTCCTGGATTTCAATTATAACTTAGAAGGTGAATTAGCAAAATTACAAAAAGAACTTCTTGAACAAAAATATCAACCAGGGACTTATAGAACTTTTTATATTAAAGAACCAAAAAGTCGCATGATTTCTGCCGCTCCCTACCGTGATAGAGTGGTGCATCATGCTTTATGTAATATCATATTACCTCTAATAGAAACTTCATTTATTGCTGATTCCTATGCTAATCGAGTGGGGTTTGGTACCCATCGCGCTTTACAAAGGTTTGTTAAATTTGCTCGCTCTAGTCGTTATGTGCTTCAATGTGATATTCAAAAATATTTCCCTAGCATTGACCATGAGATTTTGAAAACTTTACTACGAAGAAAAATAAAATGTCCAGATACACTTTGGCTCATTGATACCATTATTGATAACAGCAATGAACAGTTACCAGTCGTTGAATACTTTGATGGAGATGGTTTTTTAACCCCACTGCAAAGACGGCGAGGTTTACCTGTTGGGAATCTCACAAGTCAATTCTTTGCGAATGTCTATCTCAATAGTTTTGATCATTTTGTTAAAGAACAACTCAAAGTTAGGAAATATTTGCGCTATGTAGATGACTTTGCCCTATTTTCAGATGATTGGGAATTTTTAGCCGAAGCGCGATTGGCTATTGAAGAATATTTAGGTAAGTTAAGACTGAAAATTCATCCTATAAAAAGTCAATTATTTGAAACAAAGCACGGTGCTAACTTTGTTGGTTTTCGCATCTTCCCAGACTATATTCGAGTACGTACAGAAAACTTAAGACGGGCAAGACGCAGACTCAAGAAAATGCAGACTCATTATGCTCAAGGTAAGATGAGTTTAGAGAAAGTATCTCAATCTATAGAAAGCTGGTTTGCTCATTTAGAACATGGGGATACTTGGCATTTGCGTCAACAGATATTTACTTCTCTTGCTTGGACAAGGGAGTAA
- a CDS encoding energy-coupling factor ABC transporter permease gives MHIPDGFVSLPVAAATGLASMVGLGIALGRSQDAFGIRRAPVLGLTTAFIFAAQMINFPVAGGTSGHLLGGTLAAITLGSPWAGTLCIATVLIIQAVLFADGGITALGANIFNMALIGVWVGWGLTQTLQRLFGGHRGRLPVAAGIAAGISIVVAAVACAIELALSGTAPPLLVLPAMAGVHILIGVGEGLITGGVLAYLATARPDLLPGNQEQFKGWVVPVVSIFLIAGVLSLAASASPDGLERVAENLGFIKLAENVRVQVPTPLADYGIEGLGLIGTSIAGIVGSIVCFGVAFGIAQLVRPNNA, from the coding sequence ATGCATATTCCTGATGGCTTTGTTTCTTTGCCAGTGGCTGCTGCTACCGGGTTAGCAAGTATGGTAGGACTGGGGATTGCCCTAGGGCGCTCACAAGACGCTTTTGGTATCCGTCGCGCTCCTGTTCTTGGTTTAACCACTGCGTTTATTTTTGCCGCGCAGATGATTAACTTTCCTGTCGCAGGTGGGACAAGCGGTCACTTATTAGGAGGTACTTTGGCAGCGATCACTTTGGGTAGCCCTTGGGCTGGTACTTTGTGCATCGCTACCGTTTTAATTATTCAGGCTGTACTATTTGCTGATGGTGGGATCACAGCCTTGGGAGCAAATATCTTTAACATGGCATTGATTGGAGTTTGGGTTGGCTGGGGGTTAACTCAAACCTTACAACGACTGTTTGGAGGGCACAGAGGACGTTTACCCGTCGCTGCTGGCATTGCAGCTGGCATCAGTATCGTGGTAGCAGCGGTAGCTTGTGCCATTGAGTTAGCCCTTTCTGGAACGGCACCCCCACTGCTGGTTTTACCAGCAATGGCAGGTGTTCACATTTTGATTGGCGTTGGCGAAGGCTTAATTACCGGGGGTGTGCTGGCTTACCTCGCCACAGCACGACCAGACTTGTTACCAGGGAACCAGGAGCAGTTTAAAGGGTGGGTTGTACCAGTGGTGAGCATTTTTTTAATTGCTGGTGTATTGTCACTTGCAGCCTCAGCATCGCCAGATGGTTTAGAAAGGGTTGCTGAAAACTTGGGCTTTATCAAATTGGCAGAGAATGTACGAGTGCAAGTGCCAACGCCTTTGGCTGACTATGGTATAGAAGGATTGGGATTAATTGGCACGAGTATTGCTGGAATTGTCGGGTCTATCGTTTGCTTTGGCGTTGCCTTTGGTATTGCACAATTAGTCAGACCGAATAATGCTTAG
- the avd gene encoding diversity-generating retroelement protein Avd: MDELPIIQKTYDLIKWYVPILNRLPRSHKFTIGDRMIHGLYDLLEGLISARYAKEKLTKLESLNTQLDILRYQTRLLLDFRLIPVHRYEYAGKSINEIGMELGGWIKQQNKRQ, from the coding sequence ATGGACGAATTACCAATTATTCAAAAGACGTACGATTTGATTAAATGGTATGTTCCGATTCTCAATCGCCTGCCCCGGTCTCATAAATTTACGATAGGAGACAGAATGATACATGGATTGTATGATTTATTGGAGGGTTTAATTAGCGCTCGTTACGCTAAGGAGAAACTCACAAAACTAGAATCGCTGAATACTCAATTAGATATTTTACGTTACCAAACACGGCTTTTGCTTGATTTTCGGCTTATTCCTGTACACCGTTACGAATATGCTGGGAAATCAATTAATGAAATTGGGATGGAGTTAGGTGGTTGGATTAAGCAGCAGAATAAGCGTCAATAA
- a CDS encoding DUF1361 domain-containing protein gives MKAEPMELIPRVVQVLQINMRWMTWNLFLAFIPLALSFWLFRTKRGRSWVWWLGFVVFYAFLPNAPYLLTDIIHLIEDIRTIDSVWMITLVLIPLYILVILGGFEAYVISLINLGYYLHRIGKSQWILWVELITHALCAVGIYWGRFLRFNSWDFVTQPDALLTKGVEEIAGKQPLVIIGITFGILAALYWIMKRVTLGFARQGHNKIAINSKRTNSNTPNAG, from the coding sequence ATGAAAGCAGAACCAATGGAATTAATACCCAGAGTAGTGCAAGTCTTACAAATCAATATGCGTTGGATGACTTGGAACTTATTTCTAGCTTTTATACCTTTGGCTTTGAGCTTTTGGTTGTTTCGCACCAAGCGTGGGCGGTCTTGGGTGTGGTGGCTGGGATTTGTAGTTTTCTATGCTTTTTTACCGAACGCACCTTACCTGTTGACTGATATCATTCACCTGATAGAAGATATTCGGACAATTGATTCAGTGTGGATGATCACCCTTGTCCTTATCCCGTTGTATATACTAGTGATTCTGGGTGGATTTGAAGCTTACGTTATATCTTTAATTAATTTAGGTTATTACTTACATCGTATTGGGAAAAGCCAATGGATTTTGTGGGTTGAATTAATTACTCATGCTCTCTGCGCCGTTGGTATTTATTGGGGACGTTTCTTGCGTTTTAACAGTTGGGATTTTGTGACTCAACCAGATGCCTTGCTTACCAAAGGTGTAGAGGAAATTGCTGGCAAACAACCCCTCGTGATTATTGGTATCACCTTTGGTATACTTGCAGCTTTGTATTGGATTATGAAACGAGTGACTTTGGGTTTTGCCAGGCAAGGACACAACAAGATAGCCATTAACTCAAAACGCACCAATTCAAACACACCTAACGCTGGATGA
- a CDS encoding energy-coupling factor transporter transmembrane component T family protein — MLRISLPLRLQLSLVIVVGCAFLKQNAWYCLGAYGAIALLWAVLLRVPIRKLTGLLGTELIFLSLLALPLGWQRASFLLVRSLICLITMNSFLLTLPPHSFGIALKSLPVPRALKENLLLAGQYMEILLGEVTRMQRSAQLRGLNGPAGWLRYASAAMIGALYLRSLERAERVYAAMEVRGYNGQLPVDATLRPKEHFAVAMMCAVALCVTVASYTNFGF, encoded by the coding sequence ATGCTTAGAATTTCTCTACCGTTACGCCTGCAGCTGTCCTTAGTTATAGTTGTGGGGTGTGCGTTCCTCAAGCAAAATGCTTGGTACTGCTTAGGTGCATATGGAGCGATCGCACTGTTGTGGGCTGTCCTACTGCGCGTACCTATTCGTAAACTGACAGGATTACTAGGTACAGAACTTATTTTTCTTTCATTGCTGGCGTTACCTTTGGGATGGCAGCGAGCTAGTTTTTTGCTAGTTCGTTCTTTGATTTGTCTGATAACAATGAATAGCTTTTTGTTAACTTTGCCGCCTCACAGTTTTGGCATTGCCCTCAAAAGCTTACCCGTACCCAGAGCATTAAAAGAAAATTTGTTGTTGGCTGGACAATACATGGAAATTTTGCTTGGGGAAGTGACGCGAATGCAACGCAGCGCGCAACTACGGGGTTTGAATGGTCCAGCTGGATGGCTGCGCTACGCCAGTGCAGCTATGATAGGAGCTTTGTATCTCCGCAGTCTGGAACGAGCAGAAAGAGTCTACGCAGCAATGGAAGTTCGTGGTTATAATGGACAGCTACCAGTAGACGCGACATTAAGACCAAAAGAGCATTTTGCAGTGGCGATGATGTGTGCCGTAGCTCTTTGTGTGACTGTGGCTTCCTATACCAATTTTGGATTTTAG
- a CDS encoding baeRF7 domain-containing protein yields MTLISREEIKTLLEQPKQNSVSIYMPMHPAGPEVRQDPVRFKNLIKEAEARLIDAGVEHNDAVALLATAHQLDRSDFWEQVGEQGLAVFISKDIFRYYTLPHNFDELVVVTDRFHIKPLLPILNGDGRFYLLALSQKDVRFFEGTRYSIQEVEVENMPKSLDEALNYDETAQEGQFRIATSKGGTANSFSRAQPGAFHGQGSPDRDEHQKDILQFFHAVNDALEEKLRNQTAPLMLAGVEYLMPLYREANTYKHLIEEGITGNQEILSAQQLHERAWPIVEPYYHKSQQEVVERFNELFGGNTGKASNEIKEIISAAYYQRVDSLLVAVGQQQWGLFNPTSETVYLHQEEETGDEDLLDFAAAHTLLNGGTVYAVAPEEVPFSTPVAAIFRY; encoded by the coding sequence ATGACATTAATTTCTAGAGAGGAAATAAAAACACTACTAGAACAACCAAAACAAAATTCCGTTTCAATTTATATGCCAATGCACCCAGCCGGACCAGAAGTTCGACAAGACCCTGTTCGCTTCAAAAATTTAATAAAAGAGGCTGAGGCTCGCTTAATTGATGCAGGTGTTGAACATAACGATGCGGTTGCATTGCTAGCAACAGCCCATCAACTAGATCGTTCGGATTTTTGGGAGCAAGTCGGAGAGCAAGGATTGGCAGTCTTTATTTCTAAAGATATTTTCCGCTACTATACCCTGCCTCACAACTTTGACGAGTTGGTCGTGGTAACAGACCGATTTCACATTAAGCCATTACTGCCAATTTTAAACGGCGATGGGCGTTTCTACCTGCTGGCTTTAAGTCAAAAGGATGTGCGGTTTTTTGAGGGAACACGCTATAGCATCCAAGAAGTAGAAGTGGAAAATATGCCTAAAAGTCTGGATGAAGCTCTCAATTATGATGAGACTGCCCAAGAGGGTCAGTTCCGCATTGCAACATCCAAAGGCGGAACCGCCAATTCTTTCTCACGCGCACAACCGGGTGCGTTTCACGGGCAGGGTAGTCCTGACAGGGACGAACACCAGAAAGACATCCTGCAATTCTTTCACGCTGTTAATGACGCATTGGAAGAGAAACTGCGAAACCAAACAGCGCCCTTGATGCTGGCTGGGGTAGAATATCTGATGCCCCTTTACAGAGAGGCAAATACTTACAAGCATTTAATTGAAGAAGGGATCACAGGGAATCAAGAGATTCTGAGCGCACAACAACTGCACGAACGAGCTTGGCCCATTGTTGAGCCATATTACCATAAATCGCAGCAAGAGGTTGTAGAGCGATTTAACGAATTGTTTGGCGGTAATACTGGCAAAGCATCAAACGAGATCAAAGAAATCATTTCAGCAGCTTATTACCAAAGAGTTGATTCATTGTTGGTTGCAGTTGGTCAGCAGCAATGGGGTCTGTTTAACCCAACCTCAGAAACCGTTTATTTACATCAAGAAGAAGAAACCGGCGATGAGGATTTGTTAGATTTCGCTGCAGCTCATACCTTGTTAAACGGTGGTACAGTCTATGCCGTTGCGCCAGAAGAAGTGCCATTTAGCACACCTGTTGCGGCAATTTTTAGATATTAA